TGGGTCGACTATCGCTTTGTAACCGTGACTCGCCGACTGAATCACCGTTTGGGTCAGGTGAACGATCGCATGCATATTCTGGAAGGCCGTTTGATTGTCTTCCTGAACATTGACGAAGTCATTCGCATCATCCGGCATAGCGACGAGCCCAAGCCTGCGCTGATCGAAGCCTTCAATTTGTCTGATCGCCAGGCCGAAGACATTCTCGAAATCCGCTTGCGCCAGTTGGCGCGGCTCGAAGGCATCAAGATCGAGCAAGAACTGGCAGCATTGAAGATCGAGAAAGAAGAACTGGAACATTTGCTGGGCAATGCGGGCGCGCTGCAAAAACTGATCATCAAAGAGATCGAAGCTGATCGCAAAAAGTTTGCTGATCCACGCCGTACTTTGATTCTGGCCGCGGAAAAAGCTGTGCTGGAAGCCACCGTGGTGGACGAACCCACCACATTGGTCCTGTCTGAGAAAGGCTGGCTGCGCGCCCGCCAAGGTCACGGTCTGGATATCCAGAACCTGGCCTTCAAGGATGGTGACGCACTGCTGGCCGCCATAGAGTGCCGTACAGTCGACCAGGTGGCATTGTTCGGCGCCGATGGTCGCGTGTATACCATCGCCGCCTCCAGCGTGCCTGGCGGCCGTGGTGACGGCATGCCGGTCACCACACTAGTGGACCTCAACGCGCAAACCCGCATCACGCAGATGGTGGTCGCCAAAGCGCAGGACTGGCTGGTAATTGCCAACACCGCTGGTTATGGCTTCACCTGCCAGTTCGAGAATTTGTTGTCGCGACAAAAAGCAGGCAAGAGCTTCATCACTGTGGAAGCTGGCGAAACCATCCTCAAGGTCACGCCATTTGTTCCACGTGAAACATCGCTGGTGGCGTGTTTGTCCAAGGGCGGTAAATTGCATCTATTCCCGCTGGCTGAGTTCAAACAGCTCACGGGCGGCGGCCGTGGCGTGATCACCATGGCGCTGGACGACAAAGATACACTGGCAGCGATTACCGTTTCAGATGGCGGCACGCTCAAATTGACTGGCACCGGCCGCGGCGGCAAGGCTGTTGAACTGGTGCTGGATGCGAATGAGATGGCGCCGTACATTGGCAAGCGCGCACGTAAAGGCAAGCCGATCAATGCCGGGCTGAAATTCCCGGGATTCTGATCTCGCTATGACTGCGTCGTCATCCGATCTGCAATTGCTCTGGGCCAGTCTGGGCATACCCCCAGACTGGGTGGCAGCGCATGGCTTGCCTGTTTATGTCGAAGCACAAGCGCTGGAATTGGTGGAAATCCCCGCAGCAGTGTCGGGCAAAACCATGTTGCTCTCCCCTGCTGCGGCAAATGCCTGGCAGGAGATGCAGGCAGCCGCCGAGAGTGACAGCGTATCATTGCTGCTGATTTCGGCTTGGCGCAGCATTGCGCGGCAAGCTGAGTTGATCAATAACAAGCTCGCCCAAGGCATGTCCATTGACGCGGTCTTGCAGCGACTAGCGCCGCCAGGATGCAGCGAACACCATACTGGGCGGGCCATCGATATCGCCACGCCGGATGCGCAGTCGCTAACGGAAGCCTTTTCCCAAACACCAGCTTTTGCGTGGTTAACAGCGAATGCCGGACGATTCGGATTCACACTCTCTTTTCCACAAAACAATCCGTATGGCTATATGTATGAGCCGTGGCATTGGTGCTTTCAGGATTGAACTCACTGATCTTGCACTAATATAAAACGGCCCGTTTGGGCCGTTTTATATTTGGTCATGCTGCGGTAGTCCTCGCCGGGAGGTTTCATCTATCCATCCCCCAAGCGCCGTTCATGCGCTCAACATGCTGAGCGCATTCAGTGTAGTCCGCGCGCCCGACCAGTTCCGTTCCGCGCCATTTAATTGCTGGGTTAACTGCGCGGCGCAGTCCTCCGGCGAAGCAACTGTGCTATCAAGCGTAAGATCGTAATCCATGTATTGATGCACCCGATTGAATTCCCAAGCCGCCAGCCCTGCTGCGCGGTCTCCTCGCTGCTTCTCGCGCCGGATGGCTTCATCCAGCTCACACTGCACCCCAACCAGCGCCACTTGATATCCAGCCAGTTCGGTCAACAGTTCAAGCTTTTCACTCGCGTCGCACCAGGCGTTATCTACCACTAGTTTGAGTCCGGCCTGCAACAGGCCAGGCAAGCAATAGTGA
This genomic interval from Silvimonas soli contains the following:
- a CDS encoding chloramphenicol phosphotransferase CPT family protein; protein product: MTLPQVIVLNGTSSSGKTSIARVLQELLPEQYLNFSIDSVLYTLPAADLIRMQKGDVITRNGYEWQALVRGYHYCLPGLLQAGLKLVVDNAWCDASEKLELLTELAGYQVALVGVQCELDEAIRREKQRGDRAAGLAAWEFNRVHQYMDYDLTLDSTVASPEDCAAQLTQQLNGAERNWSGARTTLNALSMLSA
- a CDS encoding M15 family metallopeptidase; this encodes MTASSSDLQLLWASLGIPPDWVAAHGLPVYVEAQALELVEIPAAVSGKTMLLSPAAANAWQEMQAAAESDSVSLLLISAWRSIARQAELINNKLAQGMSIDAVLQRLAPPGCSEHHTGRAIDIATPDAQSLTEAFSQTPAFAWLTANAGRFGFTLSFPQNNPYGYMYEPWHWCFQD